The following DNA comes from Camelina sativa cultivar DH55 chromosome 14, Cs, whole genome shotgun sequence.
NNNNNNNNNNNNNNNNNNNNNNNNNNNNNNNNNNNNNNNNNNNNNNNNNNNNNNNNNNNNNNNNNNNNNNNNNNNNNNNNNNNNNNNNNNNNNNNNNNNNNNNNNNNNNNNNNNNNNNNNNNNNNNNNNNNNNNNNNNNNNNNNNNNNNNNNNNNNNNNNNNNNNNNNNNNNNNNNNNNNNNNNNNNNNNNNNNNNNNNNNNNNNNNNNNNNNNNNNNNNNNNNNNNNNNNNNNNNNNNNNNNNNNNNNNNNNNNNNNNNNNNNNNNNNNNNNNNNNNNNNNNNNNNNNNNNNNNNNNNNNNNNNNNNNNNNNNNNNNNNNNNNNNNNNNNNNNNNNNNNNNNNNNNNNNNNNNNNNNNNNNNNNNNNNNNNNNNNNNNNNNNNNNNNNNNNNNNNNNNNNNNNNNNNNNNNNNNNNNNNNNNNNNNNNNNNNNNNNNNNNNNNNNNNNNNNNNNNNNNNNNNNNNNNNNNNNNNNNNNNNNNNNNNNNNNNNNNNNNNNNNNNNNNNNNNNNNNNNNNNNNNNNNNNNNNNNNNNNNNNNNNNNNNNNNNNNNNNNNNNNNNNNNNNNNNNNNNNNNNNNNNNNNNNNNNNNNNNNNNNNNNNNNNNNNNNNNNNNNNNNNNNNNNNNNNNNNNNNNNNNNNNNNNNNNNNNNNNNNNNNNNNNNNNNNNNNNNNNNNNNNNNNNNNNNNNNNNNNNNNNNNNNNNNNNNNNNNNNNNTCTCTGTCTGCATACTCATGCTCACTCTATTTGCTCTAAATCAATGTATGTAAAATATAGGTTTTCTGATATATAGAAAAGTTTATTTATTGAAATTGCTTTTTCGTCATAAAATTTGGGTTGATGTGTGTTTAAATTCAACGTGCAGGTGTGAGGATGGAGGTTAGAGATATAAGAAGGTGGAACAAAATCTATGTACCAAAATCTATGTACCAACATGTTTTCATGTTTCATGTTAAACTTTCAGTTTAAGAAGAAACTGTTATTGTTGCGGATCAAACGAAAACGGAAAATCAATGCTATGACAAACACTATTGCAACACTCATTGTCCTCATcctaaagtttaaaactttcatAAACCGATATACAACGAAGCATTATAGTGCTGAATTATACTACTACTCCTAATGTCACTATTTGtttcaattaaaataagaacattCCATACAattatcttaattttctttataatatgaTTTCGATTGCATTTTCTAAAGATTTGATATAAACTGCTAAAGTTCTTAACTTTAATCATATGATGAACCATATATGTAAgaactattttcatttcaatactatagtctaaaaaaatatagaaaaggaaaattactTGACTAATTTAAATAGTGTTTAATGAttgtatatagtttatttttttaagatggTGAACAATATATAGTGTAAGAAGAgttttcatttcaattttacagtctatatatatgaatataaaatacaaactcTGAATGTATTGAAATAAGACAAACGAAACAAGAGATATTCCATCAGAAGATTGTTTAAGACAAATAAACGATGAAATCAGAGACAGCTCTCATATGCATATTCATGTTTTCCCTCTTTGTTCACCATCAGTATATGTCTAGACTTCttcatatatatgtgtgtataataaccatttctttgtcttttttttgtcatttttaatgTTGGTTAATGACGTGTGGTTTCAAATGCGTAGGCATGCATATAGATGTTAGAGAAACAGAGAGCAAGTTCTATATCCCGCCGTGTGGCCCTGCTCAATGTGGTAAAATTTTCGCTAAATGGCCATGTTGGTGCTGTATCAAAAATCCAAAGCTATGTACGAAAAACCGAAGAGATTGCGATTCTAGTCCCTATTGTCCTCCCATTTTAATAAGAGAACTATATATAACTATTTggattattttctttaattatattatgtattgagaaatttattattgttttttttttttgaatcactgaaaacaaaagagagatctGATCAAAATGTTACCAATAATCACTCATTACTCATATAtgctagcaaaaaaaaaacgcttttAAAGCACCCAAAGTCCCAACGTTATATCTATCCCACAAATATGTGTTTACATAAAAACGTgcgtatatatatgttctacATACTCAAATCAAATATCTCCACGTCATGACTCCATCTTTTGACCTGGTCATCATGTTGGTTTGCTCATGTAAACCGGTCTGTTCTTATTGGTGTGATTGCCGTACACCACTCGCTTCAACGGATAGCTAGGCTGTGAACATCGTCAAAGCTGGGGTGTGTTAAtattgatgtgtaggtgtgagGATGTAGGTAATTAAGGGAGATAGGAAGGTCGAACAAGAACAAAATCTTTATACCTCCATGTTTCCTTGACTATTGCGACTATGTTTTCAAAAGAGATTGTTATTGTTGCGGGACAAATCTAAATCTTTGCTGGGAAGACCAACACCCATTGTCCTCCTCtcaaactataataaataaccTGATGTACATATCTACTTATTCAAATTTCAGAGTTTTCCAAACATTCTTATAATGCTTAATTGTATCACTTTAAAGACTAGAACCAGGTAAAGAATAAATCATTACCTGACATGTGAGATGATAGACAATATAAAGTATAACATATGGCACTTGTACATTTCCTCCAATATACTTTTTCACATTTACACATAAATGAACAtgatcataacaaaaaaaaactaataaatgatGAAAGTGGCTCTTATAACCTAAAACACCTTCCCAatccctaaaccctaatttaaatttttgtttttaagggCATTTAGGATTCTTGCCTGGTCCTCCGTAATAAAAATAACTCCCCCAAGCCCGGTTAGAACCACCTTGAATATCGTAACAATTCGGATGATCCGCAAGTACTTTAAGATTAGGAGAAGGGACCAAATTGTTATCCCAATCAACTACTTGGATGTTTCTGAAATAAGAAGATTTCGTGAACCCTTCCTCTGCAAAATGTCCACTTCCCATCTGTGTTGAAGTGTGACCTCCTCCATTTTGTGAGTTTACGACTTCGCCACCGTATTGGACCATGCTCGCGTGCTCCTTCAGGTGTGTGAACAAGAACGATGGCCAATACCCGACTAGAATACCCGACCCGAATTCCAGCCACCAATTCCCATGCTTCGGATCCTAATGTATTAAAAACACACGTAAAATATATTCAGTGACAATAAACTTAAGATGAATTTTTAAGCACTTAACAATAAAGAATAAATATGTtctactttatatataaaaaaaggactAAGCATGCCTTTAATTATGACCCCATGTGAGGCTAGCTAGAGAAAATAAATAGTACTATTAATTTGATAACTCATGAGGAGCCATGCTCCTAGCATTGCTTTGAGAGTCAGTATGTTGAACTATTTGGGGACAAATGTATCAAAGAATGGAAAAAAAGGATAACTTAGAGCAAAAGTAAAGAGTTTGTAATAAGTGGTATGATACTCAAGTATACTTCTCTTTTAGTTTTCtcttaaaatgataaaaagagaaaaagatcttctaattaaagcatatatatgcagtatattgttttttcttttcctgtaCTGTATACCCAATTTTCAAAGATAagaaaatgaatgaatattGTAAGCTAGAGTGTGAGCAGAGGAGAGAATATTTTGATGATAAATTAGATAAAGTCAAGTTGTACCTTCCAAATCAGGAGAGTAATATCGAATTGTCCACCCTTGTATGAAGACGAGGGAGATATTGCAGCTCCAATCGCAATCTCACTATTGGTTTGGACAAAACCGGAACACAAGAGATTGTAGCAACCAGTTGCTTGATATGCATCGTTCTGTCACCAAAAACATAAGAAGTAATTCATAATATTCTTTAAACtctaaacaatatataaacaaatacaaaaaggcAGATTACTTACAGTCCAGTAAGTAAAGAATCTTGGGTAATTATCTCCATAGAGCTCTGGACTCACCTAATGGCAGATAATTATGATCCACAGTTAGCAATTGATACTAGCtaattataacatattaaaaatgatttggTTTGATGATAGTAATTAAGTACCTGCCAGCCAGCTTCAATGGTGTTGAGATCATTACCGAAGGAACCAGAGATAATCCAAATCTGAGATAAACTAAATTCGTATTGGTTCTGGACCTGAGGCGCCCACACATTTATGCTTGCTTTTGCCCCATAGTATTTCTCTCCGCTCACGTATCCCACCGCGtgctattttttttatgagtcATTGACACAACcgatagaatatatatttaaagtgtATTCCCTCTTAAAATAAACGAGATATTATAGAAACTTGGCAGAGCTGTATAAATCATCGTGAGAGTTtgtgttttccattttttttttacatttggaTTAAATTGTGTTGTCATATTACTTGGGGGAAAAAATATATGCTGACAGGATGTAGAAGAGggttaatcatttaatcaaaagaagtttttttgtagtgtgtaTAACAACactattctctctcttttttttttttttttaccgacAAGCTTGTCtaccttatcttttttttcctacaattctaaaaagataaattttaaagtttaaaaaggAAGTGAAAACACTTGCCAATTTCGTTGACCACTTTTTTCCTCACGTCCAAAGATAGTagtagtaaataaataaataaataattccaTCCATTTCAAAATACTTACATTTTCATACCAAGAATTCGAATTTCGAATTTTACTAAAACTTCGGACACGAAAATATTTCTCTTTAGAATTTTGGTTATAGTATAGGTGGACCTTTAGCATATGTTATCAATTATCTATCTAAATTTTCATATGAACAatgttctttgattttatttttttgaaataaaataaacttttgaaatgaaataaacttcaaaaagaaaaagaacaaaaaaaaggagatgAAAATCTTACTTCATGGCCATTACTGCTAGTGTCTCTTCTGTAATGTCTGAGTTTCTTGCCAAAGCTAGAAACAGAGTTTGATCTGAGAATGTCTTCTGCTTTTGTTCTTCTGATAGGGACAGTTCCTTCATCACATGTCTCTCCCTCCATTCCCCACAACTGGAAGCTCTTTGGTCTCAATCCTCTCCTGTTGTGCCCTCTTGGCCTCTCAGGAGGTTCCTTCAGTAATTTAAGTTCACAAAGCTTTTAAATTAGTTCATCATTTCATTAACTGTTAAGTTTAAGATTTAGCAATATGGTATGCGTACCATTGGCCTCTGTCCTCTTAATCTGGGATGATCAAATGCTGGCTGGTGATGTGATAAAACACAGTCTATGATGTCACCGTCAGGGctctgcaacaacaaaaaggGGACCATGAATCAGACAATTAGAGTAAGAGAAAGAGTGTCCAGAAAAGAGAGGGCAACGAATCAGAAACAcaataagaggaagaagagtgaTTTGAAAACGAGGGAAGGAAGAATCCGAAACAGAAGAGGAATACAAGAGCGTGTGTGTTTCTGAAACAGAGCATAAAGAATCAGAAACAGAGCGAGTTCTTGAAACAGAACATAAAgaatcagaaacagaacaagttCTTGAAACAGAGCATACAGAGCCAGAAACAGAGTACTGTATGAGAGTGTTTTCTAATGAGACATAGGAAATGAAAACATACAGAGGGGAGAAAGAAGGAGATTGTGTTTCTAAAAAAGATGATTACGAACGATAAATCTCATCTCACTTACATGAATTGTCTTGACGGAAGGTTTATTGATCTTCCTGAGATGTTGGTTAATGGCTTTGAGCTTATTAAGCTCTTCGAGTGGCCGGAGAGTTTGGTTTCTGGGTGAGAGATTCTCGGATAAGacagaagaagacaagagaagaagagagaggaaaagaatgTTAGAGGAACAAGTACGTAACAAAAGGATCATATCTaagaagaagcttcttcttcttcttcttcttcctcgtcttctttctcttgttatcattcttgtttcttctgaGAACGACTCTGTTTCTGTTTGTCTCATTGTATTGCATCGATCGAAACGACGGCATTTATTGCCGTTTCTGGGTTTCCTCAACACGAACTCACCTCCTCCCATCAAGACCCCAAAACGATTTCTcttgatattattaaaaaaaatgagaaagtgagcaaaagaagacaaaaacccccttgaattattttataatctccTCAAGCTCTCACCATTTCCAAAGCCATTAAAGCTAAATTTCTTCATCTCAAACCCCaaataaagaatcaagaaacactCTTATTGTCTTCTTGGGGTCTTcttaatgttaacaaaaaaagaaagagagagagagagagagagagagagagggagaggaagtGTATCAAAAGAGGTTTATGGAATTGTGGTGTCTTCAAGTAATAGTCTAAATGTTtctatgtgtgttttgtgttggtGTTATAAGTACTTGGGTTGTGATGAAATCATTCATGCCTTTGTTTACTTTAACCTCCAAGAATACAGAAGAACCAAAGATTagataaaatgacaaaatcatAAAAGCCCCACTGACATAAAGTGACGACATAAAGTGTGACTAAGCAAAATCTAACTACGATGCTTTTCTCTTTNNNNNNNNNNNNNNNNNNNNNNNNNNNNNNNNNNNNNNNNNNNNNNNNNNNNNNNNNNNNNNNNNNNNNNNNNNNNNNNNNNNNNNNNNNNNNNNNNNNNNNNNNNNNNNNNNtatatatatatatatatatagattttttttttttttcgttataaATATTGCTAACGATAAAttatcaaaagagaaaacacatACATGAGTctaaatacaatattttttctattatatactATGATCaatccaaaaatgaaaaaaatgagctattttaaaatcatatggtcaaaagagaaagaaaagtttggGGGAGGAGAAGTGTTCCCAATTAGCGATACAAAGCCTGAAACATTGtatgttgtgtgtgtgtgtgaatatatgtatatagccAAAGATAAAAGGAAAGTCCTGTGTTTTCTGTGTTCCTTATGATAATGACagtcaaaattatgtgtttcttcttctttgttttatcttgtgTTAGTTTGTGTTCACTTTGAGTCTTttcgttaacaaaaaaaaaaaaaacattttctgtATCTTTTAGAGACGAAGAGAGAATTTTGCAAATAATTCACTTTTTTCTTATTGTTGATTCTTGAATTtagctttttctcttttctctcttcccTATATGTTCCTTCTGTCAGCTactctctcctttttcttttcttttacaaaacataatatattattaaatattatttccaTCATATTATTAAACTTGTAATGCTCTAATCAGAGTTAAATAGCAAAAATTTAAGATAATTCAATAATTTACAGCATAtgaaattcattttttctttatcaataaaatatggGTCTATATATAATTcctttttggtttaagaaaaattaattattttttcagaCTGTGTAACTTGTCGACAATAGTTAatccatcaaacaaaaaaaaattagaaaatgggtaaccaaatttgatattattaataagttttggtttataaacGTTGATGTTATATGTTGCTCAATACATTTAAAGTCTAATATAAGAAAGTTTAATATACTAGTAACTAGTATAACATGGTTGATGGTTGTGTTGGCACGCGCGGCTGGGTATTAGCAATGCATGCTCGAGTGCGTATGTTGGGGACCCATCCATGCATGCCATTCTTAATTTATTCCAACCAATTATCATTACttattgctctctctctcttgattaTGGTATCGTATTTTTCAATATTCTAAACCTAAATAGCATAAAAGGAGTTTAATCTGAATACGTACAGTTTTATACACTAGTAGTACTTAGTTTTGTGCTtcacaaatttagttttttcccCATCGATTTCAGGAAAGACAATCTTTAATTGTGTCTAACATGGACGGACATGATTACCCTCGCGGTCCATGATGAATAATCAATAAGCCAtactatatattgtattattcaaccaacaacattcataatattatatacttttatatgTTGCATAACTTGAGAGTCAGACTCGTAATCATATATTTCCATAATCCATGCACCAAGTCATGGGTTAAAGATTCTTCCACATTTCCACCATTAGTGGATTCTCAAAGGATGAAAAACAACCTTAAACTTGTTAATTAAGCATTGAGTACGAATATCGATTATTCATTCTAAATTAATCCTTGGTTTATTTTGCGTCAATGTCAAAACTAACTCATTACCATATGTTTATCGTGAGTAGCACAATTTTCCAAGTATGTATAATTACTTTTCTTCTGCATGTATAGACACGCCATAGTATAAAGATGAGATCAATATTCAACAGTGAGTTTTCTTTGATGTTTTACATATAATTTGTCGAGAATATTAGACAATATCGGTAGAGAACATCAAATTTATAGACGAACATTAGTACGAAATAATTTCGAAATCTAGTTAACTTAGGCTCCTGATTGAAACTTTATGTTTATAACCAATAATTTGCTTCGCTTATGGTATGCAGTAACCgccatatatatgatttatacaCAAATGTATGTCATTATTGCATGGTGGTTGGATCATATGGTCAAACCGTTGTGTGATCCTTGTGTATTGTGATTTCTATTAACATACACACAACCGAATTTGTGTGCATTAAATGTCGGTCGATATGCATTTCTGTTAACTGAACTAACTGGTGTGGTGGTTGGCTTCAGAGAAGGTCATCTGCGAGATTCCAgtacatattacatatattaaattagtaCAAACCAAAAAACTGAGAAAGAAACACAGAAAACAAAGTCAAAGAGAGTGGTGGATGAATCGACATGTATCATTTGGCAGTTAACTTAACATAGAAACAAAAAGGATCATCTTTAATTGCATCTAATTATTTCGTGAATATTGCCAAATTACGGGCGTGTAAAAGCTCAAACGAAAATTACTcgggaaaaaggaaaaatcattatttattgatataGTTTTGACCCCATATAGTTAAATATAACTTACCTAAGGTAACTAGAATTTAACTTTAAGAGTTTAAAAAGTGTAGTCTATCTATGTTATGAGTCTTTTGACTCTACTGAAACGACGCAGTTTTTAGTTGCAGTCAAACTTCAAGAAGCAAAAGCAGAAAAGCTGGAAGCACCCAACTCTAATtaacacttgtttttttttttttatatcttaatGGTAATgccaaatgtttttgtactacaCATATTGTAATCGACTATATGCTTATGCTATACTCTGTGCTTATAGAGCAAATAAGAAGTTTACTGGGCAGAAAACGTAACGTAACACAAGTGGTCGAAGAATTTGATCACACTTGTGGTCTTGTCTGGACGACATAGAGCTTCCCGTCTCTGATCACACCTTCAATGTCTTGTGCAGTTCCATAGAGTTTCTCAATTGCATCTCCGGCGCGTGCGATGTCTGAGAGAATCTTTTTCTGGAAGCTCTCGTCAGTAATCAGAGGATCTGTTGTGTAATCCAGCACAACTTTGTCTTCCTCGTCCATTGGTACactacaaagaaaaaggaaggagAGGTTCCTTGTTAAGGTGTTGTTAAATGATGAGATCAAGAAAGCAATAAGAGGTTTTGAGACTGTTTATATTACCTGTCATAAAGGCCTGCACCTGCATAACCTTCGAGATCTTCTCCATTGGAGTCAGATCTGAAGATGATTGAACGTCTAATGAACAGCCCAATTGGTTTGCTTGGGTATCCCAACACCTGAATGATGTTTTAAATCTCATCAGCAGGTTTGATAATATCCTATTCGCAGTTTCTAATAATAAAACACCAGTGGTTAGCTTTAGTACCAGAGGCGAATCGAGGTTGTCTTTCTTGCAGATGAAACTTAAAGACCGACCGGGATATGCTCCTACAAGAGTTTCACCAAGGCCTTTGACaacctgaaaccaaaaaaacaacagtGAGAGTgaagttggaacttggaagaagAACCCGATCATACCGGGTATGAGTAGGATTGGAGGGGAACAAGGAGCTTTTACCTCAGCGTAAATCTCTGATGAATCTCCAGAAGATGGGTTCGTTGTGTGAATAACAAATGCGTAATCCGCATTGATGACTTCTTGGACCAAAACAGCCATGCAGAGATAGTCATGATCCAGTTTTACTTTTCTCGTGCTGAAGTACGCTCTCTCATTCCATTTTGAAGCCCAGACCTGAAATTTAGATAGCCGGTTAGTGAGATTTGACATCTTCATATTAAACAGCAATGCCCCTTATACTCAAGATTTCACCTTTTTAATGGCTTCCCAAGCTTGCTCCCATCTCTGTTCACCTTCATCACCCGGCCATGGCATGTCAGAACTTTTCATAGTACTTTTCAGTTCTTCAACCTGAGCACCAGAACCATTACAGAGGCACTTATCTTAGCAATTCTCTATATTTCACTCAATTTCCACAAAGGAAATTTAAGCTTTTCCGACCAAATGCACTCTTATTAGAATTTTAGGCATCAAGCTGATCCACAGCATTAGGCAGATAATACCAAAAGTTAAGCAACAAATATGCATAAACTAAAAGCAAAATGGTTTGATGGTACGGAATCAGTCCAAAGAACAGCGCTTTAGGGTCCGAACGTATAATTTATTGTGGTTAACAGCATGTGTTGCGAAAATAAACAACCGCAGCTCAGATCAGAGTTGTGTCTCAAGTTTCTAACAAAAATATGAACATACCAGTTCTGCGGGTGCAACTAGTCCCAGCAGTGTCTCTCGAATTTCCTTCAGAGCACCTTGGTCCCCCCCATCAAGAGTTTTCTTCAATACTAGTAATTTCTCATTCACCGTCTGCCACATTCAGAAGGAAAGAGAGTGAGTGGGAAGTGAGGTAGGGTGAAGATAATCATGGAAAAGCAAAGTCTCAAGATATATTGGTTTTGACAGCAATAACTTCATGATAGTCATGCACACCAAGGCATCAGGACTTCTGGGGAGACCTCATGAAAGATATGTATGTTCTTAGCAATTCCATAATACTACTAGAGAAGCATTGGAACAATCTATACTCTAATATATCCAGATGAATACCACCAGTAAAGAACAAATAAACCATACGGGTAGCGAAATTTCAGTAAAGTGTCTTCATATTTGTTTTGAGCCAGAATGATTTGAGAGTGTCTATTATCCTACCTGATTCGCCTTTTCGGAGATAACCTTCTCAAAAACACCAAATGGCAACGCAACTGAAGTTGGGATACCAACCCATGAAGGAACTTTTCCTTTCAGATATCCAATATTTCTTGATTTAGCACCAACCTAGAAAATAATGGGGGTGTATCACCAAAATCCGTGAAGTCAGATATTTAAAACATGAGAAAGTTCATACAAAATTAACGAACTATCTTATTCGATCTTTATTATGAAAACAGAAGTGAAAGAGCTACTAAAAGCGATTCAGACGGGAAAGTATGAATCCAATAACATTACACACTAACCAAGTCACTTGTGAACTCCTCAGATGATATAGCATATCTACCCGCAAACTGTTTCTTGACCAAAGAGATGCTTGGAGGGGCATCTTCTATGTTGTCCGAACTTAGAGTCGAAAGCTCACTATCGTTTACCTCtctgaggaaaacaaaaaataagtaaGAACATCATTTTGCCCAAAGTTTCCTCTCAAAATGAATTAAGCAATTCTACTTAATCTGTCTAACACAACAAAAGGAGAGAATATCTCAGCTAAGTTATCTGGAATATAGCAAACAAGGATGATTACTTATAGACTACATCTGCAGAGGTTGGTTGTAGGCTCAACAGTTTTCCATCCATTCCTTGCAGATCGGATAAGATTCCAGAATCAAAACATGTGGCAAAGCAGATCTGCAAATGAGAATCCAGACAAAGTTAAATGAACAGGTCACAAGCATTTAGGAACCATTTGACAACATGACGAGATATATTACCTTTCCATTTCTTGCTCGAACAGAAACATGAGATAGTACATCCGGCATGTCAGGTGTCAGAACTGCAACTGCACCATCAGGAATTTCCTCCTCTCCTCTCACTCTGTTTGCAACTATAATTGTAGGTCTGTCGTAGGTTTTATTTTGTACAGTGAGCAATTCATCCACAACAATGACATATCCGACGACCTCAACAGGACTAATGACCTGCCAACTGATcaagagaaaaagaagcaacATTAGATTTTCTGATGTTTAACTACCGGACGACAATATATACAACTTGATAGTTGCTACAGAAGCACAGTCACAGACCTTCCCAAGTTTGCAGTCTGCCTAAGAACTGGGTCAAGTCGGTTAACAAGTGACGACAGTGCTGCTGCAGATCCAGCTCGAATGATCTCTTCAGTAAATATGGTAACCTGGTAAAGtagttaaaataatatctaaaccTCTCTATAGTAAGATACGGAAGAAATAGGACGACAGGTTCAGAGAAGTGTAACTTACAGCCCATTGCTCGACGCCGAGACAAGATNTAAGATTCCAGAATCAAAACATGTGGCAAAGCAGATCTGCAAATGAGAATCCAGACAAAGTTAAATGAACAGGTCACAAGCATTTAGGAACCATTTGACAACATGACGAGATATATTACCTTTCCATTTCTTGCTCGAACAGAAACATGAGATAGTACATCCGGCATGTCAGGTGTCAGAACTGCAACTGCACCATCAGGAATTTCCTCCTCTCCTCTCACTCTGTTTGCAACTATAATTGTAGGTCTGTCGTAGGTTTTATTTTGTACAGTGAGCAATTCATCCACAACAATGACATATCCGACGACCTCAACAGGACTAATGACCTGCCAACTGATcaagagaaaaagaagcaacATTAGATTTTCTGATGTTTAACTACCGGACGACAATATATACAACTTGATAGTTGCTACAGAAGCACAGTCACAGACCTTCCCAAGTTTGCAGTCTGCCTAAGAACTGGGTCAAGTCGGTTAACAAGTGACGACAGTGCTGCTGCAGATCCAGCTCGAATGATCTCTTCAGTAAATATGGTAACCTGGTAAAGtagttaaaataatatctaaaccTCTCTATAGTAAGATACGGAAGAAATAGGACGACAGGTTCAGAGAAGTGTAACTTACAGCCCATTGCTCGACGCCGAGACAAGATCCAAGATATTCAGCCGATGGTTGCAAAATTTCAAGGTACCTCTCAGCTTTGCTTGCCAGTGCTAGTCTGCTTCTGTCGAGA
Coding sequences within:
- the LOC104739699 gene encoding uncharacterized protein LOC104739699, which translates into the protein MALEMRNRFGVLMGGGEFVLRKPRNGNKCRRFDRCNTMRQTETESFSEETRMITRERRRGRRRRRRSFFLDMILLLRTCSSNILFLSLLLLSSSVLSENLSPRNQTLRPLEELNKLKAINQHLRKINKPSVKTIHSPDGDIIDCVLSHHQPAFDHPRLRGQRPMEPPERPRGHNRRGLRPKSFQLWGMEGETCDEGTVPIRRTKAEDILRSNSVSSFGKKLRHYRRDTSSNGHEHAVGYVSGEKYYGAKASINVWAPQVQNQYEFSLSQIWIISGSFGNDLNTIEAGWQVSPELYGDNYPRFFTYWTNDAYQATGCYNLLCSGFVQTNSEIAIGAAISPSSSYKGGQFDITLLIWKDPKHGNWWLEFGSGILVGYWPSFLFTHLKEHASMVQYGGEVVNSQNGGGHTSTQMGSGHFAEEGFTKSSYFRNIQVVDWDNNLVPSPNLKVLADHPNCYDIQGGSNRAWGSYFYYGGPGKNPKCP